The following coding sequences lie in one Mycobacterium sp. 050128 genomic window:
- a CDS encoding excalibur calcium-binding domain-containing protein has translation MQVRRGVSSVLVSNQRCLANERFCPMLRQMFAVGAIALGIAGTPTAHAAPSTTTTSPAPTTGSSVYYPNCKAACDAGVAPIYRGQPGYRPPLDRDNDGIACEICH, from the coding sequence ATGCAAGTACGTCGAGGTGTTAGCTCTGTACTCGTTAGCAACCAACGCTGCCTGGCTAATGAGAGGTTTTGCCCGATGCTTCGTCAGATGTTCGCCGTGGGAGCAATTGCGCTAGGGATAGCGGGGACGCCCACAGCCCACGCGGCCCCATCCACCACCACAACGTCTCCTGCACCGACGACGGGTTCGAGCGTGTACTACCCGAACTGCAAGGCCGCCTGCGATGCCGGTGTGGCTCCGATTTATCGGGGACAGCCGGGCTATCGGCCCCCTCTTGACCGGGACAACGACGGCATTGCCTGCGAAATCTGCCACTGA
- a CDS encoding DUF2505 domain-containing protein, translated as MPRSFDVSTESPASVEQIYSAFSREDYWLARIALGDAATTTLDSLDFDPAGRVTVRVTQHLGRQLLPGPVAKFTPGELKLVHEETWKPNGDGQVLGQVKVSTSPGVGGARAQAWLEPSGDGTQLRFAVNVHVKIPLVGGKLEKTLGAGLSDSIPAVQRFTTTWIADHF; from the coding sequence ATGCCGCGCTCATTCGACGTCTCCACCGAATCGCCCGCCAGCGTTGAACAGATCTATTCGGCGTTCAGTCGCGAGGACTACTGGCTGGCCCGAATCGCCCTCGGGGACGCCGCGACCACCACGCTGGACTCGCTGGATTTCGACCCCGCCGGCAGGGTGACAGTGCGGGTAACGCAGCACCTGGGACGCCAGCTTTTGCCCGGCCCGGTCGCCAAGTTCACACCCGGCGAGCTGAAACTCGTCCATGAGGAGACGTGGAAACCCAACGGCGACGGCCAGGTTCTCGGCCAGGTCAAGGTCTCGACGTCGCCCGGGGTGGGCGGGGCCCGCGCCCAAGCTTGGCTGGAGCCCAGCGGCGACGGCACACAGTTGCGGTTCGCGGTCAATGTGCACGTCAAAATCCCATTGGTGGGCGGCAAACTCGAGAAGACTCTCGGTGCAGGTTTGTCTGACAGCATCCCCGCTGTGCAGCGCTTCACCACCACCTGGATCGCCGACCACTTCTAG
- a CDS encoding sensor domain-containing protein: protein MRPFALAAAVATTGILIAACGGSNGGGSASSSTTTTTSSKPPLAQAALASLLLTPAEVDSVLGVTGSKSDKTFDTLQEDKSTEVFPKGYKFPAECLYITGEGLTPVYAGSGNTAVHGERDTAPIPAGSNDPNPDISQFVVLFPSADQATAFFNTSAQRWPACANHQETVPSGGDPDAPDIQWKVGPVSNSNGILSTTVSVSLSKGSDTMAQSCQRALTVRNNVVIDTEACRKDPGDAGVSAAKQIAAKVDKQ, encoded by the coding sequence ATGCGCCCATTCGCACTCGCCGCCGCCGTCGCCACTACCGGGATACTGATTGCTGCTTGCGGCGGTAGCAACGGGGGTGGCAGCGCTTCGTCGTCGACCACCACCACGACTTCGTCGAAGCCTCCCCTGGCGCAGGCCGCGCTGGCGAGCCTTTTGCTCACTCCCGCCGAAGTCGACAGCGTGCTGGGCGTCACGGGTTCGAAGTCCGACAAGACATTCGACACGCTCCAAGAGGACAAAAGCACCGAGGTGTTCCCCAAGGGATACAAATTCCCGGCCGAGTGCCTCTACATCACCGGCGAGGGCTTGACGCCCGTTTACGCGGGCAGCGGCAACACCGCGGTGCATGGGGAGCGTGACACTGCGCCGATCCCCGCGGGGTCGAACGATCCGAACCCTGACATCAGCCAATTCGTGGTGTTGTTTCCGTCCGCCGACCAGGCGACCGCCTTCTTCAACACGTCGGCCCAGCGTTGGCCCGCCTGCGCCAACCACCAGGAAACCGTTCCCAGCGGCGGCGACCCGGACGCTCCTGACATTCAGTGGAAGGTGGGACCGGTTTCCAACAGCAACGGAATACTGAGCACCACGGTGAGCGTGAGTCTGAGTAAAGGCAGCGACACGATGGCGCAGAGCTGCCAACGGGCGCTGACGGTGCGCAACAACGTCGTGATCGACACCGAAGCGTGCCGTAAGGATCCGGGAGACGCCGGCGTCAGCGCCGCCAAACAGATCGCGGCCAAAGTCGACAAGCAGTAG
- a CDS encoding sensor domain-containing protein, producing MSQLPAFAAVAATVMLAAACDSNGGGTGTPSSAPTPTSASKQAVAPAALMDLLLTPADVDSVLGVTGSRTDKVSDSLQEDQTAGMGPKGFRFPEECLYITGPALAPVYANSGSTSVHGERITEPTPGASSESSPDANQYVVMFPAAQQASAFFSTSAQRWPACANRQGTVPDGANSPGFQWTVGPVSNDNGVLSTTVSVNLVKDGEHIVKTCQRALTVRNNVAIDVDGCRQSPGNVGVDIANLIAGKVDKQ from the coding sequence ATGAGTCAGCTACCAGCCTTCGCCGCAGTCGCCGCCACCGTGATGCTGGCGGCGGCTTGCGACAGCAACGGGGGTGGCACCGGCACCCCTTCCTCAGCGCCGACCCCAACGAGCGCCTCGAAGCAAGCGGTCGCGCCGGCGGCACTCATGGATCTCTTGCTCACTCCCGCCGACGTCGACAGTGTTCTCGGGGTTACCGGCTCGAGGACCGACAAGGTTTCCGACTCGCTGCAAGAAGACCAAACCGCCGGGATGGGCCCGAAGGGCTTCAGGTTCCCGGAGGAATGCCTGTACATCACCGGACCCGCCCTCGCGCCGGTATACGCCAACAGCGGGAGCACATCGGTGCACGGCGAGAGAATCACCGAACCCACGCCTGGGGCATCGAGTGAGTCGAGCCCCGACGCAAACCAGTACGTGGTGATGTTTCCGGCCGCCCAGCAGGCGAGCGCCTTCTTCAGCACCTCCGCCCAGCGCTGGCCCGCGTGCGCCAACCGCCAAGGCACCGTTCCCGACGGCGCGAATTCCCCGGGCTTCCAGTGGACGGTGGGGCCGGTTTCCAATGACAACGGAGTTCTGAGCACAACCGTGTCCGTAAACCTTGTCAAGGATGGCGAGCACATCGTCAAGACCTGCCAGAGAGCGCTGACCGTACGCAACAACGTCGCGATCGACGTTGACGGCTGTCGCCAAAGCCCCGGCAACGTGGGCGTCGACATCGCCAATCTGATCGCTGGCAAAGTCGACAAGCAGTAG
- a CDS encoding bleomycin resistance protein encodes MDFASVAPIIPVRDLDIALDRYRRLGFDARSYEGPDRYGFVDRGSVSMHLSEWAEHDPLRTASSVYFYVSDADALYAEWAALKDLEGRLVEPVDTPYGLREFAYIDPDGTLHRIGSRRS; translated from the coding sequence ATCGATTTCGCCTCGGTAGCCCCGATCATTCCCGTTCGAGATCTCGACATCGCCTTGGATCGTTACCGCCGACTCGGGTTCGATGCCCGCAGCTACGAAGGCCCCGACCGCTACGGCTTCGTCGACCGCGGCTCGGTGTCGATGCACCTCAGCGAGTGGGCCGAACACGATCCACTGCGCACCGCATCCAGCGTGTACTTCTATGTCAGCGACGCCGACGCCCTTTACGCGGAGTGGGCGGCGCTGAAGGATCTCGAGGGCCGCTTGGTGGAACCGGTCGATACGCCTTACGGTTTAAGGGAATTCGCCTACATCGATCCCGACGGGACCTTACACCGGATCGGTTCGCGGAGAAGTTGA
- a CDS encoding DMT family transporter, with product MNTTGIAVLLALAAALMIGIGDVLEQRSARQVTDKPVSTPALFHRLLRDRRWWLGSLVAAAGFGLQAAALGLGSVVLVQALSVTSLLFALLISSTANHRKISRWQAIWAVLLVAAVAVVVTVGNPQAGIPRGSIKTWTIVALILGPALIVCVIGARLSSGWLSALLLGLMSGALWGLFSVLTKGVVDQLGRGIPELLRTPELYVWAVLGIAATAWEQSAFRAGPLTASLPAVTVAEPLVGSVLGVIVLGETLSTNHVGMVVLGMSVAVMIAAAVALAQSQAAGAPATDAPTDVRSTSPRTDPV from the coding sequence ATGAATACCACCGGAATCGCGGTGCTGCTCGCATTGGCGGCTGCCCTGATGATCGGCATCGGAGACGTCCTAGAACAGCGATCCGCTCGGCAGGTCACCGACAAACCGGTCAGCACCCCGGCGCTCTTCCATCGGCTGCTGCGCGATCGCCGTTGGTGGCTAGGCAGTCTCGTGGCCGCCGCCGGGTTCGGGCTGCAGGCTGCGGCGCTCGGCCTGGGTTCGGTGGTTCTCGTGCAGGCACTGTCGGTGACTTCGCTGCTGTTCGCGCTGCTCATCAGCAGCACGGCGAATCACCGCAAAATATCTCGCTGGCAAGCTATTTGGGCCGTCCTGCTCGTCGCCGCCGTCGCAGTGGTGGTGACCGTCGGTAACCCCCAGGCTGGCATTCCGCGCGGGTCAATCAAGACATGGACGATCGTGGCCTTAATCCTGGGGCCTGCACTGATCGTGTGTGTGATCGGCGCTCGCTTGTCCTCGGGATGGCTCAGCGCGTTGCTGCTGGGGCTGATGTCGGGCGCGCTGTGGGGCCTTTTTTCGGTGCTGACGAAGGGCGTGGTGGACCAACTCGGCCGCGGCATTCCGGAGCTGTTGCGAACGCCCGAGTTGTACGTGTGGGCGGTGCTGGGGATCGCCGCGACGGCCTGGGAGCAGTCGGCGTTTCGGGCCGGCCCGCTGACCGCGTCGCTGCCCGCGGTGACGGTCGCCGAGCCGCTCGTCGGCTCGGTGCTCGGCGTCATCGTGCTGGGCGAGACGTTGAGCACCAACCACGTCGGCATGGTTGTGCTCGGCATGTCGGTCGCGGTGATGATCGCCGCGGCGGTGGCGCTGGCGCAAAGCCAGGCCGCTGGAGCCCCGGCCACCGATGCGCCGACCGACGTGCGATCAACTTCTCCGCGAACCGATCCGGTGTAA
- a CDS encoding DoxX family protein, whose amino-acid sequence MTTTPVAQREAQTAAYRVAAMLMGIGTVHFLAPKPFDTIVPVELPGDPRFYTYASGVAEIATGALLVPRQTRRFAALAAVLLFIGVFPANVNMCRLWWNKPWPMRIAAFARLPLQIPMITTALTIMRNS is encoded by the coding sequence ATGACCACCACCCCCGTAGCCCAACGTGAGGCCCAGACCGCCGCATACCGAGTCGCAGCGATGTTGATGGGTATCGGCACCGTGCACTTCCTGGCCCCCAAACCGTTCGACACCATCGTCCCCGTCGAGCTGCCGGGAGATCCGCGCTTCTACACCTACGCATCGGGTGTCGCCGAGATTGCCACCGGCGCCCTGCTGGTGCCGCGACAGACGCGGCGGTTCGCCGCGCTGGCCGCCGTCCTGCTGTTCATCGGGGTGTTCCCGGCCAACGTCAACATGTGCCGGTTGTGGTGGAACAAGCCGTGGCCGATGCGCATCGCCGCCTTCGCCCGGCTACCGCTTCAGATTCCGATGATCACCACGGCGTTGACGATCATGCGCAACAGCTAA
- a CDS encoding NDMA-dependent alcohol dehydrogenase: MKTKGALVWELNEPWSIDEIEIGDPRRGEVTVQLETAGLCHSDQHLLTGDFPIPSFPVLGGHEGAGIITEIGEGVENLAVGDHVVMSFIPSCGTCKPCQTGLRNLCDLGMGLLSGQSVSDGSYRVTAKGHNVLPMSLLGTFSPYVVVHHTSVVKVDPTIPFEVACLVGCGVTTGFGSAVRSAAVKPGEDVAVIGIGGVGVAALQGARIAGARRVFAVDPFDWKREQALKFGATEAFADVASAFGRIAEVTRGFMCHKVIVTVGRTEGSEVESWMGLTAKGGVCCLTAMGGVMDTDVTLNLAGLSLLQKSLQGSIFGGGNPQHDIPAILELYKLGQINLDDMVTREYRLEQVNDGYRDMLEGRNIRGVIRFTDADRI, from the coding sequence TTGAAGACCAAAGGTGCGCTGGTCTGGGAGTTGAACGAGCCGTGGTCGATCGACGAGATCGAGATCGGCGATCCCCGCCGCGGTGAGGTGACCGTCCAGCTGGAGACGGCCGGCCTGTGCCACTCCGATCAACATCTGTTGACCGGCGACTTCCCGATCCCGAGCTTTCCGGTGCTGGGCGGCCACGAGGGCGCCGGCATCATCACCGAGATCGGGGAGGGCGTCGAGAATCTGGCGGTCGGCGACCACGTGGTGATGTCGTTCATCCCGTCGTGCGGGACATGCAAGCCGTGTCAGACGGGGCTGCGCAACCTGTGCGACCTCGGTATGGGCCTGCTGTCGGGCCAATCGGTATCCGACGGGTCCTATCGGGTGACCGCGAAAGGACACAACGTCCTGCCGATGTCACTCCTGGGGACCTTCTCGCCGTACGTGGTGGTGCATCACACCTCGGTGGTCAAGGTCGATCCGACGATCCCGTTCGAAGTCGCCTGCCTGGTGGGCTGCGGGGTGACTACCGGCTTTGGCTCGGCGGTGCGCAGCGCAGCGGTCAAACCCGGTGAGGACGTGGCGGTCATCGGCATCGGCGGTGTGGGTGTCGCCGCATTGCAAGGTGCCCGAATCGCCGGGGCCCGAAGGGTATTCGCAGTCGACCCGTTCGACTGGAAGCGCGAGCAAGCGTTGAAGTTCGGCGCCACAGAGGCTTTCGCCGATGTCGCCAGCGCCTTCGGCCGAATCGCGGAGGTGACGCGCGGCTTCATGTGCCACAAGGTGATCGTCACCGTCGGGCGCACCGAGGGCAGCGAAGTCGAATCCTGGATGGGCCTGACCGCCAAGGGCGGGGTGTGCTGCCTCACCGCGATGGGCGGCGTGATGGACACCGACGTCACGCTGAATCTTGCCGGGCTGTCGCTACTTCAGAAAAGTCTGCAGGGCAGCATCTTTGGCGGAGGCAACCCGCAACACGACATCCCGGCGATCCTCGAGCTCTACAAACTGGGTCAGATCAACCTCGACGACATGGTGACCCGCGAATACCGTCTCGAGCAGGTCAACGACGGCTATCGCGACATGCTCGAGGGGCGCAACATCCGCGGCGTCATCCGGTTCACCGACGCCGACAGGATTTGA
- a CDS encoding thiolase family protein: MGTPVIVGAVRTAIGRSFKGTLVNTPPETLITAVLPEAVRRSGVDPADIDDIIFAESHYGGGDLARYAATATGLEHVPGQSVNRHCAGSLTAIGNASAQIGSGMERVLIAGGVQSLSMTPLTNWRIPGPELKFEERWMPPTHVETPDAPAKDMSITVGWNTAQSVGITREEMDAWAARSHQRAVAAQDAGKFADEILPLKITQFDGSVTEFAVDEHPRRDTTIEKLAGLKVLHPEIEGFSITAGNSSGTNDAAAAVALVDSDYAKANKLNVMGTVKAWAAAGVPARDCGLGAVKVIGKVLQRAGLSPSDVALWEINEAFASVPIAACREYGLDEEKVNFSGSGCSLGHPIAASGARMVTTLVYELARRGGGIGVAAMCAGGGQGGAVVVEV; this comes from the coding sequence ATGGGTACACCTGTCATCGTCGGAGCTGTCCGGACGGCCATCGGCCGTTCGTTCAAGGGGACGCTGGTCAACACACCGCCGGAGACCCTGATCACCGCGGTGCTTCCGGAGGCGGTCCGCCGGTCCGGCGTCGACCCAGCCGACATCGACGACATCATCTTCGCCGAATCGCATTACGGCGGTGGAGATTTGGCGCGCTACGCCGCCACCGCTACCGGTCTTGAGCACGTTCCCGGTCAGTCGGTCAACCGGCACTGCGCGGGCAGCCTGACTGCCATCGGCAATGCCTCGGCGCAGATCGGCTCGGGTATGGAGCGGGTGCTGATCGCCGGCGGTGTGCAGTCGCTGTCGATGACGCCGCTGACGAACTGGCGCATCCCGGGCCCGGAGCTGAAGTTCGAGGAGCGCTGGATGCCGCCGACGCACGTTGAGACGCCGGATGCGCCCGCCAAGGACATGTCGATCACCGTCGGTTGGAACACCGCGCAGAGCGTCGGCATCACCCGCGAGGAGATGGACGCCTGGGCCGCTCGCTCGCACCAGCGCGCCGTCGCGGCCCAGGACGCCGGCAAGTTCGCCGACGAGATCTTGCCGCTGAAGATCACCCAGTTCGACGGCTCGGTCACCGAGTTCGCCGTCGACGAGCACCCGCGTCGTGACACCACCATCGAGAAGCTCGCCGGCCTGAAGGTGCTGCACCCGGAGATCGAGGGCTTCTCGATCACCGCGGGCAACAGCAGCGGCACCAACGACGCCGCCGCGGCCGTCGCGCTTGTCGACAGCGACTACGCCAAAGCCAACAAGCTCAACGTGATGGGTACGGTCAAGGCGTGGGCTGCCGCGGGTGTGCCGGCGCGGGACTGCGGTCTGGGCGCGGTGAAGGTCATCGGCAAGGTGCTGCAGCGGGCCGGCTTGTCGCCGTCGGATGTGGCGCTGTGGGAGATCAACGAGGCGTTCGCCTCGGTGCCGATCGCGGCCTGCCGGGAGTACGGCCTGGACGAGGAGAAGGTCAACTTCTCCGGTAGTGGCTGCAGCCTCGGCCACCCCATCGCCGCCTCGGGCGCGCGCATGGTCACGACGCTGGTCTACGAGCTGGCTCGCCGCGGTGGCGGTATCGGTGTTGCCGCTATGTGCGCGGGCGGTGGCCAGGGCGGCGCCGTCGTCGTCGAGGTCTAA
- a CDS encoding 3'(2'),5'-bisphosphate nucleotidase CysQ — protein MNDHALAARLATEAGQLLLGVREEFADADASERKAAGDKRSHDFLMQALGAERPQDAVLSEEGADDPVRLRSERVWIVDPLDGTREFSELGRDDWAVHVALWQAGELVAGAVALPAQGITLATPDVAAPPAAPAQPRIVVSRTRPPAIALAVRDALDGTLVEMGSAGAKVASVIQGLSDVYVHAGGQFEWDSAAPVAVARAAGLHTSRIDGSALLYNQADPKLPDVVVCRPELAQAVLAVTG, from the coding sequence ATGAATGACCACGCACTGGCTGCGCGTTTGGCCACCGAGGCGGGGCAGCTGTTGCTCGGTGTGCGCGAGGAATTCGCCGACGCCGATGCGAGCGAACGGAAAGCGGCGGGGGACAAGCGATCCCACGACTTTCTGATGCAAGCGCTCGGCGCCGAGCGGCCCCAGGACGCCGTGCTGTCCGAAGAGGGCGCCGACGACCCGGTGCGGCTGCGCTCCGAGCGGGTGTGGATCGTCGACCCGCTGGACGGCACGCGGGAATTCTCCGAGCTCGGACGCGACGACTGGGCGGTGCACGTCGCGCTCTGGCAGGCCGGTGAGCTGGTCGCCGGCGCCGTGGCGCTGCCGGCCCAGGGCATCACGCTGGCGACGCCCGACGTTGCCGCGCCGCCCGCCGCGCCGGCCCAGCCGCGCATCGTCGTATCACGAACTCGCCCACCCGCTATTGCGTTGGCGGTGCGCGACGCGTTGGACGGCACACTGGTCGAAATGGGTTCTGCCGGGGCAAAAGTCGCGTCGGTAATTCAGGGGCTGTCGGATGTCTATGTGCACGCCGGCGGACAGTTCGAGTGGGACTCGGCCGCCCCCGTCGCGGTGGCGCGTGCGGCCGGCTTGCACACCTCCCGCATCGACGGGTCGGCGCTGCTCTACAACCAGGCCGATCCGAAGTTGCCGGATGTGGTGGTCTGCCGCCCCGAGCTTGCGCAAGCGGTCCTCGCCGTCACCGGTTGA
- a CDS encoding metal-dependent hydrolase, which produces MTDLEVRRPKFDFTDDVPWVWHPENPAFSFFMNATSIIAICFEQMIVAAVQEAKPRMTDADVAAEATAFLRQEAQHSSSHRKHVNALIKLYPGLQQTFDDAMACFDTLTATKSLKFRLAYIADLEATFTPSFKLMLDNEATLFRPGDDRVASLFLWHFVEEVEHRSSALVIYDAVVGDNWYRIRVLPAVVKHLLRVMAVIVDGVNVHVPLGDRKVDARTLLPAYGAWETLKHKLASGSRPVPSAFASVPRKQILVAAGRVLMSQTPYHKPEHEPLPQFADQWFERWKRGEDVVRWYTAVG; this is translated from the coding sequence GTGACTGATCTCGAGGTGCGACGGCCTAAGTTCGACTTCACCGACGACGTCCCGTGGGTTTGGCATCCGGAGAACCCCGCCTTTTCCTTCTTCATGAACGCCACGTCGATCATCGCCATCTGTTTCGAGCAGATGATCGTGGCCGCGGTGCAGGAGGCCAAACCGCGGATGACCGACGCCGATGTGGCAGCGGAGGCGACCGCGTTCTTGCGCCAGGAGGCGCAACACTCCAGCTCGCATCGCAAGCATGTCAACGCATTGATCAAGCTCTATCCGGGCCTGCAGCAGACCTTCGACGATGCGATGGCGTGCTTCGACACGCTCACCGCGACGAAATCGCTCAAATTCCGACTGGCCTACATCGCCGATCTGGAGGCCACCTTCACGCCGTCGTTCAAGCTGATGCTCGACAACGAGGCGACGCTTTTCCGTCCGGGCGACGATCGAGTGGCGTCATTGTTCTTGTGGCACTTCGTCGAAGAGGTCGAGCACCGCAGCTCGGCACTGGTGATTTACGACGCCGTCGTCGGCGACAACTGGTATCGCATTCGTGTCTTGCCGGCGGTGGTCAAGCATCTGCTGCGGGTCATGGCCGTCATCGTCGACGGTGTCAACGTGCACGTGCCACTAGGCGATCGCAAGGTTGACGCGCGAACGCTGCTTCCCGCCTACGGGGCATGGGAGACTCTCAAACACAAGCTGGCGTCGGGTAGTCGACCGGTTCCGTCGGCCTTCGCGAGCGTGCCGCGCAAGCAGATACTTGTCGCCGCCGGACGTGTGCTGATGAGCCAAACTCCTTATCACAAACCGGAACACGAGCCGCTGCCGCAATTCGCCGATCAGTGGTTCGAGCGCTGGAAGCGCGGCGAGGACGTCGTTCGGTGGTACACCGCGGTCGGCTAG
- a CDS encoding sulfotransferase family protein, translated as MSDAIHITDLAKPTFTPQAQAIIDGMAAMADYCPLSTDALHEQATAQTGLTDFGEQDYRERMAVLLEAFHELPRLTPFGRTYAFSLMLTFLKGRLRVIDHLKRHPEIFDVSIEAPMVIAGLPRTGTTHLHSLLAADPALRSLPYWEAQEPLPAPGEEGTIEPRRQRTGDALNISNTLMPYFTLMHEMTVDHIHEDIGLMVQDFSSGFFTTLTHLPRWSDYLREHDQTPAYQFLRMMLQVLQHQDGYQRRWVLKSPQHLEQFIPILNVFPDATFIVTHRDPVDVAVSMATMMTYTMRMSVDEVDVHTVAEYWITRIDELLSACMRDHDRLPADRTIDVRFDEFMADDLAMAQRVWDTAGYSPSEESRKAVAQYLAGHERGRLGRVEYHPEDLGLDKEELRRRFAPYVERFVKPAAASSA; from the coding sequence GTGAGCGACGCGATCCACATCACCGATCTCGCCAAACCGACATTTACGCCCCAAGCCCAGGCGATCATCGACGGCATGGCCGCGATGGCCGACTACTGTCCGTTGAGCACCGATGCCCTGCATGAACAAGCCACTGCGCAGACGGGTTTGACCGACTTCGGCGAACAGGATTATCGGGAGCGGATGGCGGTGCTGCTCGAGGCGTTCCACGAATTACCGCGGCTGACCCCCTTCGGCCGCACCTACGCGTTCTCCCTGATGCTGACCTTCCTCAAGGGCAGGCTGCGCGTCATCGACCATCTCAAGCGACACCCCGAGATCTTCGACGTCAGCATCGAGGCGCCCATGGTGATCGCCGGGCTGCCGCGCACCGGCACCACTCATCTGCACAGTCTGTTGGCGGCCGACCCTGCGCTGCGCTCACTTCCGTACTGGGAAGCCCAGGAGCCACTGCCCGCCCCCGGCGAGGAAGGCACCATTGAGCCTCGCCGCCAGCGCACCGGCGACGCCCTCAACATCTCCAACACGCTGATGCCGTACTTCACGCTGATGCATGAGATGACGGTCGACCACATTCACGAAGACATCGGGCTGATGGTGCAGGATTTTTCGAGCGGCTTCTTCACCACGCTCACCCATCTGCCGCGCTGGTCCGACTACCTGCGCGAGCACGATCAGACCCCGGCCTACCAGTTTCTGCGCATGATGCTGCAGGTGCTGCAGCACCAAGACGGCTACCAGCGCCGCTGGGTACTCAAATCGCCGCAACATCTCGAGCAGTTCATCCCCATCCTCAACGTATTTCCCGACGCAACGTTCATCGTCACCCACCGCGACCCCGTCGACGTCGCGGTGTCGATGGCCACGATGATGACCTACACCATGCGTATGAGCGTCGACGAGGTCGACGTGCACACCGTGGCCGAATACTGGATCACCCGCATCGACGAGTTGCTCAGCGCGTGCATGCGCGACCATGATCGGCTGCCGGCCGACCGCACCATCGACGTCCGCTTCGACGAGTTCATGGCCGACGACCTGGCGATGGCGCAGCGTGTCTGGGACACGGCCGGCTACTCACCGTCCGAGGAGTCGAGAAAGGCTGTGGCACAGTATCTGGCCGGCCATGAGCGCGGTCGGCTGGGCCGCGTCGAGTACCATCCCGAAGACCTGGGGCTCGACAAGGAGGAGCTGCGTCGGCGGTTCGCGCCCTACGTCGAGCGGTTCGTCAAGCCGGCTGCCGCGAGCTCGGCGTAG
- a CDS encoding DUF1214 domain-containing protein, with amino-acid sequence MANLQSSAAWRELLTAFADFENLFLEGPKAVRGELAVAEGYEFLATMLGLSLDVTLFADPVAPRFHDVLTPFRRDRRWGGDNTDAYYSYVVIDPRRTYRISGTPNESVMYSVAVYNEPEPGAWPNRTIGVLYDEDMPLDEDGCFSCVLGPERPRDYDGPFIALDEDAHGVLTRDYHEDPAHSRRVDWSIEVVYHGDLPVQPLKTDAAVAQSLRSALRYTQDMLAIVPLVLQERKPTELADGQNLSHNVLAPPYRAGAATHGYSMQNAVYSLGAYALEPGEALVITSHHPKCRFWNLTLWNQYMAAPDLEYGRGGINSGTAVPNRDGSITIVISREELDHPNAISTKDHPEGLMSFRWFHADDLPEQPATAVVPVAEAPRKPS; translated from the coding sequence ATGGCCAATCTTCAAAGCTCAGCCGCGTGGCGTGAACTGCTCACCGCCTTCGCTGATTTCGAGAATCTGTTCCTCGAAGGCCCCAAGGCGGTGCGCGGAGAATTGGCCGTAGCCGAGGGCTACGAGTTTCTCGCCACGATGCTGGGTTTGTCGTTGGACGTGACGTTGTTCGCGGACCCGGTGGCGCCCCGGTTCCACGATGTGCTGACGCCGTTTCGCCGTGACCGCCGCTGGGGCGGGGACAACACCGACGCGTATTACAGCTACGTCGTCATCGACCCGCGGCGTACCTACCGCATCAGCGGAACGCCGAACGAGAGCGTGATGTACTCGGTCGCCGTATACAACGAACCCGAACCCGGGGCATGGCCCAACCGGACCATCGGCGTGCTCTACGACGAGGACATGCCGCTCGATGAGGACGGGTGCTTCTCCTGCGTGCTCGGCCCCGAACGCCCGCGGGACTACGACGGGCCCTTCATTGCTCTCGACGAGGACGCGCATGGGGTGCTCACCCGGGACTACCACGAAGACCCCGCCCACAGCCGGCGCGTCGATTGGTCGATCGAGGTCGTCTACCACGGCGACTTGCCCGTTCAGCCACTGAAAACCGATGCGGCAGTGGCTCAGTCGTTGCGTTCGGCGCTGCGCTACACCCAGGACATGCTCGCGATCGTGCCGCTGGTGCTGCAAGAGCGCAAGCCGACCGAACTCGCCGACGGGCAAAACCTCTCGCATAATGTTCTTGCCCCGCCGTACCGGGCCGGTGCCGCCACACACGGTTACTCGATGCAAAACGCCGTCTACAGCCTGGGCGCGTACGCCCTCGAGCCCGGCGAGGCGTTGGTGATCACGTCGCACCACCCGAAGTGCCGGTTCTGGAACCTCACGCTGTGGAACCAGTACATGGCAGCGCCCGACCTCGAATATGGCCGTGGCGGAATCAATTCCGGCACCGCTGTCCCCAACCGGGACGGCAGCATCACGATCGTGATCAGCCGCGAGGAGCTCGACCACCCCAACGCCATCTCGACCAAGGATCACCCGGAAGGGTTGATGTCGTTTCGCTGGTTCCACGCCGACGACTTGCCCGAACAGCCGGCCACGGCGGTCGTTCCGGTCGCCGAGGCGCCGCGCAAGCCGTCCTAG